The following are from one region of the Sandaracinus amylolyticus genome:
- a CDS encoding BON domain-containing protein encodes MQRPRATTARPATPASASRGVATRTEETAHDRSSIDDEDIGAALRRRLARDDALPPNAVAVAMAQGVATLTGTVPHLPAARRARAIAASTRGVVDVVSRIEVRGPPREDESLEDDVRRAIRLDPAMADRAIEIEVHDAIVTLRSVVRTLTEARLAEEIAGSVRGVRAVQNDLQLEPMGDPTDEQIRASVLARLQRDVRVDPARIDVMVDDGTVALSGVVGSVAERDVVHEIAEVSGAREIDAHALEVQWWARDTLRRDATPLDDARITSAVRDEITSDPRVRAPNVAIDVTSGLATLRGIVPSAYARTAAVEDALNVVGVRRVGDQLQVHTDPVEGSELQQRVTERLASSAWTSDSEIEVGAQEGRVALRGTVASRFLRRAARDVATRIVGVRDVDDQLALEEDVEPLEDWELAAEVQSGLEWNPFLDRMNVQVTASEGIATLRGEVDDVRAFREAEREAYDAGALEVVNELSIRGVEIVAPRTPAPTRIE; translated from the coding sequence GTGCAGCGACCTCGCGCGACCACCGCGCGACCGGCCACCCCCGCGAGCGCGTCGCGTGGCGTCGCGACCCGCACCGAGGAGACCGCGCACGATCGCAGCTCGATCGACGACGAGGACATCGGCGCGGCGCTGCGACGACGTCTGGCGCGCGACGACGCGCTTCCCCCCAACGCGGTCGCGGTCGCGATGGCCCAGGGCGTGGCCACCCTCACCGGCACGGTGCCGCACCTGCCCGCGGCACGACGTGCCCGCGCGATCGCGGCCTCCACGCGCGGCGTCGTCGACGTGGTCTCGCGCATCGAGGTCCGCGGCCCGCCTCGCGAGGACGAGTCGCTCGAAGACGACGTGCGCCGCGCGATCCGCCTCGATCCCGCGATGGCGGACCGCGCGATCGAGATCGAGGTGCACGACGCGATCGTCACGCTGCGGAGCGTCGTCCGCACCCTCACCGAGGCGCGCCTCGCCGAGGAGATCGCGGGCTCGGTGCGCGGCGTGCGCGCGGTCCAGAACGACCTCCAGCTCGAGCCGATGGGCGACCCGACCGACGAGCAGATCCGCGCGTCGGTGCTCGCGCGCCTGCAGCGCGACGTGCGCGTCGATCCCGCGCGCATCGACGTGATGGTCGACGACGGCACCGTCGCGCTCTCGGGCGTCGTCGGCAGCGTCGCCGAGCGCGACGTCGTGCACGAGATCGCCGAGGTCTCCGGCGCGAGAGAGATCGATGCCCACGCGCTGGAGGTGCAGTGGTGGGCGCGCGACACCCTGCGCCGCGACGCGACACCGCTCGACGACGCCCGCATCACGAGCGCGGTGCGCGACGAGATCACCAGCGATCCGCGGGTCCGCGCGCCGAACGTCGCGATCGACGTCACGTCCGGGCTCGCGACCCTGCGCGGGATCGTGCCGAGCGCGTACGCTCGCACCGCGGCGGTGGAGGACGCGCTGAACGTCGTCGGCGTGCGGCGCGTCGGCGATCAGCTCCAGGTGCACACCGATCCGGTCGAGGGCAGCGAGCTCCAGCAGCGCGTCACCGAGCGCCTCGCGTCGAGCGCGTGGACCAGCGACAGCGAGATCGAGGTCGGCGCGCAGGAAGGACGCGTGGCGTTGCGCGGCACCGTCGCCTCGCGCTTCCTGCGGCGCGCTGCGCGCGACGTCGCGACACGGATCGTCGGCGTGCGCGACGTGGACGATCAGCTCGCGCTCGAGGAGGACGTCGAGCCGCTCGAGGACTGGGAGCTCGCCGCGGAGGTGCAGAGCGGGCTCGAGTGGAACCCGTTCCTCGATCGCATGAACGTGCAGGTCACCGCGAGCGAGGGCATCGCCACGCTGCGCGGCGAGGTCGACGACGTGCGCGCGTTCCGCGAGGCCGAGCGCGAGGCGTACGACGCAGGCGCGCTCGAGGTCGTCAACGAGCTCTCGATCCGCGGGGTCGAGATCGTCGCGCCGCGTACGCCCGCAC
- a CDS encoding Ig-like domain-containing protein, with the protein MCIRAPSRLTCGHSRPHEPICDVPEPKAGSTSTAADDGSVRAQRAGGVSMRNPVWARRRALATLAATCALMASACGDDDTTIPRDDAGPSEVDASPTIDAGSDAGPEREAPRVTSTRPRNGETLVAVGAEVELRFSEPMDETAGTITAAVGDVVIALAAPAWDDASDVVRVAPATSWPSGSQVAIRAEGFRDVAGNALAEPYAFVFETTDAAAPSVLETAPAEGATGIDPTLAAITIRFSEPMNPHLGVLRIAGGAGAIGARTWASPSELSVAIAGLDQDAAYRVQLEGFEDVTGNALDGAPVLADGAIDFTTAADEIAPTLVDSNPTHQQGDVDIALLRTITLQLSEPMDTSARTAMLDDGTATQTLTGNWSADGTTLTFAVSGRLTIDATHRLDLRALRDRAGNALDGAVGLADGVLAFTTSAADEALPFVVFTTPVEGGVVSPRTATVDVLFSEAMDTTLTRFDLRGGTDVRELTATWNAAGTRATMTLDAPLVPSTAYEVHFGASTDLSGNAIPPSHPYLVDTKLDFRTGAPTGEDCADPLTSAEASRDGDALVWTLEGGAFRTANGHPSCRVNTPVLDGVIEIVKTTPDVASGGRALRITATSADEFNGVQLEVLSGGCDPAAPGGTTPTRLACLAASLQWEQYLDGPAGTYYLWVSNETAYSCSGSSCSGTFVGATIRVEEVDAVPQGESCSAPYTAASPNHTTDDGADRWHIEHNAGTSSDYGTSTRGDGAITCTTTHGPDVVIRADKESATSFLDVSIEPFPMDTLLDRHGVYVEARSECAGGSASGVLQCTSRTTSPRSFQLDVPAGPTWIWVASANPDAAIPRADIVVREVEPQPGETCGTAIRLTPGMTTPVTPAATTRYFPPSCISSGPVTWYRFTSTHEVSLVGATGVAPVAVVDPTSGDTLVCPTDLTGVPLPRRAPVGTDVCIAVPSGSAISALSVQSLDWRGLTGNATDLAINRPVDDAGVGISITSEAWLSVTPSQLYLGINPGTTSAALIAAPRVGMDNASRVPVDRFAIGNAGVSVGETVFSVEETNRPGRLFRLVDTGGGVTAAGTPWDTGSLYTTAVIRAMALISGENRFILASAGTTTVPTIFYTASTTTSEAVLRPGENAAIRDVVAIAANASWVFVIGNGDAGRTVYRIPRANLSAPPQPIALAAGLSFSSSNGSMAYDETRDVLYFRTTSTQGGIYAVWDASSPTPIYAGPVILRGRSSDHGLAIDPAIPALFMFETETSTDGTFVEVR; encoded by the coding sequence GTGTGCATCCGTGCTCCGTCACGACTTACGTGCGGACACTCACGACCGCACGAGCCGATCTGCGACGTGCCTGAGCCGAAGGCGGGATCGACATCCACCGCTGCAGACGATGGCTCGGTGCGCGCGCAGCGCGCCGGTGGAGTGAGCATGAGGAACCCGGTGTGGGCTCGGCGTCGCGCGCTCGCGACGCTCGCGGCGACGTGCGCCTTGATGGCGAGCGCGTGCGGAGACGACGACACGACCATCCCGCGCGACGACGCGGGGCCGTCCGAGGTGGACGCCAGCCCGACGATCGACGCGGGCAGCGACGCGGGACCGGAGCGCGAGGCGCCTCGCGTCACCTCCACCCGCCCGCGCAATGGCGAGACGCTGGTCGCCGTGGGCGCCGAAGTCGAGCTCCGTTTCAGCGAGCCGATGGACGAGACCGCGGGCACCATCACCGCGGCGGTCGGCGACGTCGTGATCGCGCTGGCCGCGCCCGCCTGGGATGACGCGAGCGACGTCGTACGCGTCGCGCCCGCCACGTCGTGGCCGAGCGGCTCGCAGGTCGCGATCCGCGCCGAGGGTTTCCGCGACGTCGCGGGCAACGCGCTCGCCGAGCCCTACGCGTTCGTCTTCGAGACCACCGACGCGGCCGCGCCTTCGGTCCTCGAGACGGCGCCCGCCGAGGGCGCGACCGGGATCGATCCCACGCTCGCCGCGATCACGATCCGCTTCAGCGAGCCGATGAACCCGCACCTCGGCGTGCTGCGGATCGCAGGTGGAGCGGGCGCGATCGGCGCGCGCACGTGGGCGAGCCCGAGCGAGCTGAGCGTCGCGATCGCCGGCCTCGATCAGGACGCCGCCTACCGCGTGCAGCTCGAGGGCTTCGAGGACGTGACCGGCAACGCGCTCGACGGCGCGCCGGTGCTCGCCGACGGAGCGATCGACTTCACGACGGCGGCGGACGAGATCGCGCCCACGCTCGTCGACTCGAACCCCACGCACCAGCAGGGCGACGTCGACATCGCCCTCCTGCGCACGATCACACTGCAGCTCAGTGAGCCGATGGACACGTCGGCGCGCACCGCGATGCTCGACGACGGCACCGCCACGCAGACGCTGACCGGCAACTGGAGCGCCGACGGCACGACGCTGACCTTCGCGGTGAGCGGGCGTCTGACGATCGACGCGACGCACCGGCTCGACCTGCGCGCGCTGCGCGATCGCGCTGGCAACGCGCTCGACGGCGCCGTGGGCCTCGCGGACGGCGTGCTCGCGTTCACGACGAGCGCGGCTGACGAGGCGCTGCCCTTCGTCGTGTTCACGACGCCGGTCGAGGGCGGCGTCGTCTCCCCGCGCACCGCGACCGTCGACGTCCTCTTCTCGGAGGCGATGGACACGACGCTCACTCGGTTCGACCTGCGGGGAGGCACGGACGTCCGCGAGCTCACCGCGACGTGGAACGCCGCCGGAACCCGCGCGACGATGACCCTCGACGCGCCGCTCGTGCCCAGCACCGCGTACGAGGTCCATTTCGGCGCGAGCACGGATCTCAGCGGCAACGCGATTCCGCCCTCGCATCCGTACCTCGTCGACACGAAGCTCGACTTCCGCACCGGCGCGCCGACCGGAGAGGACTGCGCAGACCCGCTGACGAGCGCCGAGGCGAGCCGTGACGGCGACGCGCTCGTGTGGACGCTCGAGGGCGGTGCGTTCCGCACCGCGAACGGTCACCCCTCGTGTCGCGTCAACACCCCCGTGCTCGACGGCGTCATCGAGATCGTGAAGACGACTCCCGACGTCGCGAGCGGAGGCCGCGCGCTCCGGATCACCGCGACGAGCGCCGACGAGTTCAACGGCGTGCAGCTCGAAGTGCTCTCGGGCGGGTGCGATCCCGCGGCGCCGGGCGGCACCACGCCCACGCGGCTCGCCTGCCTCGCAGCGAGCCTGCAGTGGGAGCAGTACCTCGACGGGCCCGCGGGCACTTACTACCTCTGGGTCTCGAACGAGACCGCGTACTCGTGCTCGGGCTCGAGCTGCTCGGGCACCTTCGTGGGCGCGACGATCCGCGTCGAAGAGGTCGACGCGGTGCCGCAGGGCGAGTCGTGCAGCGCGCCGTACACCGCAGCGTCGCCCAACCACACGACGGACGACGGCGCGGACCGCTGGCACATCGAGCACAACGCCGGCACTTCGTCCGACTACGGCACGTCGACGCGCGGTGACGGCGCGATCACCTGCACGACGACGCACGGGCCCGACGTGGTCATCCGCGCCGACAAGGAGAGCGCGACCTCGTTCCTCGACGTGTCGATCGAGCCCTTCCCGATGGACACGCTCCTCGATCGCCACGGCGTGTACGTCGAAGCGCGCTCGGAGTGCGCGGGAGGCTCGGCGAGCGGCGTGCTCCAGTGCACGTCGCGCACGACGTCGCCGCGCAGCTTCCAGCTCGACGTGCCCGCCGGCCCCACGTGGATCTGGGTCGCCTCGGCGAACCCCGATGCCGCGATCCCGCGCGCCGACATCGTCGTCCGCGAGGTCGAGCCCCAGCCCGGCGAGACGTGCGGCACCGCGATCCGGCTGACGCCCGGGATGACGACGCCGGTCACGCCCGCCGCGACGACGCGCTACTTCCCGCCGAGCTGCATCTCGAGCGGTCCGGTGACCTGGTACCGCTTCACGAGCACGCACGAGGTCAGCCTGGTCGGCGCGACCGGCGTCGCGCCCGTCGCGGTGGTCGACCCGACGAGCGGCGACACGCTCGTGTGCCCCACGGACCTCACGGGCGTCCCGCTGCCCCGCCGCGCGCCGGTCGGCACGGACGTGTGCATCGCGGTGCCCTCCGGGAGCGCGATCAGCGCGCTCTCGGTGCAGAGCCTGGACTGGCGCGGCCTCACCGGGAACGCGACCGATCTCGCGATCAATCGCCCGGTCGACGACGCAGGCGTCGGAATCTCGATCACGAGCGAGGCATGGCTCTCGGTGACGCCGAGCCAGCTCTACCTCGGGATCAACCCGGGCACGACCTCTGCGGCGCTGATCGCCGCCCCGCGCGTCGGCATGGACAACGCGAGCCGTGTCCCCGTCGATCGCTTCGCGATCGGCAACGCGGGCGTATCGGTCGGCGAGACCGTCTTCTCGGTCGAGGAGACCAATCGCCCGGGGCGTCTCTTCCGTCTCGTGGACACGGGCGGTGGCGTGACCGCCGCCGGCACCCCGTGGGACACCGGTTCGCTCTACACGACCGCGGTGATCCGCGCGATGGCGCTCATCTCCGGCGAGAACCGCTTCATCCTCGCGAGCGCCGGCACGACGACGGTTCCCACCATCTTCTACACGGCCTCGACGACCACCTCGGAGGCCGTGCTGCGCCCCGGTGAGAACGCTGCGATCCGCGACGTCGTCGCCATCGCCGCGAACGCGAGCTGGGTCTTCGTCATCGGCAACGGCGACGCGGGCCGGACGGTGTACCGCATCCCGCGCGCGAACCTGAGCGCACCGCCGCAGCCCATCGCGCTCGCCGCCGGTCTCTCGTTCAGCTCGTCGAACGGCTCGATGGCCTACGACGAGACGCGCGACGTCCTCTACTTCCGCACGACGTCGACGCAGGGCGGCATCTACGCCGTGTGGGACGCGTCGAGCCCCACGCCGATCTACGCCGGGCCGGTGATCCTCCGCGGACGGAGCAGCGATCACGGCCTCGCGATCGACCCCGCGATCCCCGCGCTCTTCATGTTCGAGACCGAGACGAGCACCGACGGCACGTTCGTCGAGGTGCGCTGA
- a CDS encoding Ig-like domain-containing protein has product MSHHTLLRSATARATCALVSVLLTLAGCGDDDGAAPADGGPLPIDSGSDGGAPPDLEAPRVIGTMPVEGATDIARGTAVVVRFSEAMRAGGTMQVRADGVHVDDAMIELDGDELTIAPAAAWPAEAEIEIRLSDDFADRAGNALERPFVLRFSTIDDESPTVVSTTPAEGANDVSARTASLRIRFSEPMDQGAGTVRLEGGAGSIDASRPSWSADAVTYAIEGLANATAYRVVLEGFRDRAGTPLDGTVMLGDSEIDFTTRADDEAPQVVASSPNEGQVDVSSTDLGGVIEIQFDEAMDTRAANVPLDAGGTVTSRPITWVDQRTAHVDVRGALALAAPHTLDLGTLRDAAGNAVAAEPYLHDGHLDFVTGSDAFIPYVVASTPVEGAMNVPIPMQEVRLAFSEAMDTDFADVTQTDSSGATTTLTGVWEAGGTVLVLPGTAFVQGRTHHLDVRALRDRSGSTVSIDHAYLADGVLDFSIARPTGASCDEPLLMELAAPLPAGNGAGLNGFVVTRAQRTRYSGSAYCDADGVAETDAVILVRKTTPATGDPSGNGRALRIRTFVGSNGANVEVFHGVCNPRDPLAAAARLRCATDNYNWDMVLDVPAGDYYVWVSTETGSATDIRVAIEEVADAVEGQSCDQPWDQSSAIYTPPSAPDAPHVFEVPASGGVSADISNTNAAYQAMSCAPIVQDDVVLTYQKQAEDSVLDVFVHPAASTAYAEVVAGGCRPDEPGAVRAGCQAAIPTSTGRRFSARAPAGPVSLWLGRSSFNAGFTGARVEIRELPAPTAPGSSCATAIPITPGATVPITPTHAARYDAPSCFAPSENVTWYSFETTEELTHLRADAGGAIALVDAPTATGPCSTDASTTALYRFAPVGTRLCVAVTTGPSITSLSIEPIDYGGVGLEPATHSGVDRPSLYGTPWSFTGIAGDGWLVTTPTRFYTHFGTAGIIEGPRVPGASILREDVDGRTMGSGTVTIGEQLFTLANGGTGASTAARLFRLADATARWSPVFWETTGAWEAPTSTLATDGTQLFTVDRRSSSAATRSAAVFAWSATTPGNAARLGTIDRSVFEIRGLAADETWLYLAGATGETSASYWGLWRVRRSDLGDSPAVPELVWRFPTGTATNNTLAIELDAGTTPRYAYVRTSGDIHVIADPGGATPRYLGMIFDGASGDFAMGYDRAARELLFFGTHEDPLGAWYRIAR; this is encoded by the coding sequence ATGTCCCATCACACCCTGCTCCGTTCCGCGACCGCACGCGCGACGTGCGCCCTCGTCTCGGTCCTCCTCACGCTCGCGGGCTGCGGCGACGACGACGGCGCCGCGCCCGCCGATGGCGGCCCGCTGCCGATCGATTCCGGAAGCGACGGCGGCGCGCCGCCCGACCTCGAGGCGCCGCGCGTGATCGGCACCATGCCGGTCGAGGGCGCCACCGACATCGCGCGCGGCACCGCCGTGGTCGTGCGCTTCTCCGAGGCGATGCGCGCGGGCGGCACGATGCAGGTGCGCGCCGACGGCGTCCACGTCGACGACGCGATGATCGAGCTCGACGGCGACGAGCTGACGATCGCGCCTGCCGCGGCGTGGCCGGCCGAGGCCGAGATCGAGATCCGGCTCTCCGACGACTTCGCGGACCGCGCCGGCAACGCGCTCGAGCGCCCCTTCGTCCTTCGTTTCAGCACGATCGACGACGAGTCGCCGACCGTGGTGAGCACGACGCCTGCGGAAGGCGCGAACGACGTCTCGGCCCGCACCGCGTCGCTCCGCATCCGGTTCAGCGAGCCCATGGACCAGGGCGCCGGAACGGTGCGGCTCGAGGGCGGCGCGGGCTCGATCGATGCGTCGCGCCCGTCGTGGAGCGCCGACGCAGTGACCTATGCGATCGAGGGCCTCGCGAACGCGACCGCGTATCGCGTGGTGCTCGAGGGCTTCCGTGATCGCGCAGGCACGCCGCTCGACGGCACCGTGATGCTCGGTGATTCCGAGATCGACTTCACGACGCGCGCCGACGACGAAGCGCCGCAGGTCGTGGCGTCGAGCCCGAACGAGGGCCAGGTCGACGTCTCGTCGACCGACCTCGGCGGTGTGATCGAGATCCAATTCGACGAGGCGATGGACACCCGCGCCGCGAACGTGCCGCTCGACGCGGGCGGCACCGTCACCTCGCGCCCGATCACGTGGGTCGACCAGCGCACGGCGCACGTCGACGTCCGCGGTGCGCTCGCGCTCGCCGCGCCGCACACGCTCGATCTGGGCACGCTGCGCGACGCGGCGGGCAACGCCGTCGCCGCCGAGCCGTACCTCCACGACGGTCACCTCGACTTCGTGACCGGCTCGGACGCGTTCATCCCCTACGTCGTCGCCAGCACGCCCGTCGAGGGCGCGATGAACGTGCCGATCCCGATGCAGGAGGTCCGCCTCGCGTTCTCGGAGGCGATGGACACCGACTTCGCCGACGTCACGCAGACCGACAGCAGCGGCGCGACCACGACGCTGACCGGCGTCTGGGAAGCGGGGGGCACCGTGCTGGTCCTGCCGGGCACCGCATTCGTGCAGGGACGCACCCATCACCTCGACGTGCGCGCGCTGCGCGACCGCAGTGGCTCGACGGTCTCGATCGATCACGCGTACCTCGCTGACGGCGTGCTCGACTTCTCGATCGCGCGGCCCACCGGTGCGTCCTGCGACGAGCCGCTGCTGATGGAGCTCGCGGCGCCGCTTCCCGCCGGAAACGGCGCGGGCCTCAACGGATTCGTGGTCACGCGGGCCCAGCGCACGCGCTACAGCGGCAGCGCGTACTGCGACGCCGACGGCGTCGCGGAGACCGACGCGGTGATCCTCGTGCGCAAGACGACCCCGGCGACCGGAGATCCGTCGGGCAACGGGCGCGCGCTCCGCATCCGCACGTTCGTCGGCTCGAACGGCGCCAACGTCGAGGTCTTCCACGGCGTGTGCAACCCGCGCGACCCGCTCGCCGCCGCCGCGCGGCTGCGCTGTGCGACCGACAATTACAACTGGGACATGGTCCTCGACGTGCCCGCGGGCGACTACTACGTCTGGGTCTCCACGGAAACCGGCAGCGCCACCGACATCCGCGTCGCCATCGAGGAGGTCGCGGACGCGGTCGAGGGTCAGAGCTGCGACCAGCCCTGGGATCAGTCGAGCGCGATCTACACGCCGCCGAGCGCGCCGGACGCGCCGCACGTGTTCGAGGTGCCTGCGTCGGGCGGCGTGTCTGCCGACATCAGCAACACGAACGCGGCCTACCAGGCGATGTCGTGCGCCCCGATCGTGCAGGACGACGTCGTGCTCACGTACCAGAAGCAAGCCGAGGACTCGGTGCTCGACGTGTTCGTGCATCCGGCGGCGAGCACCGCGTACGCCGAGGTCGTCGCGGGTGGCTGCCGTCCCGATGAGCCCGGCGCGGTGCGCGCGGGTTGCCAGGCCGCCATCCCGACGTCGACCGGCCGACGCTTCTCGGCGCGCGCGCCCGCGGGCCCGGTCTCGCTCTGGCTCGGGCGCAGCAGCTTCAACGCGGGCTTCACCGGAGCACGCGTCGAGATCCGCGAGCTGCCCGCACCGACCGCGCCCGGCTCGAGCTGCGCGACGGCGATCCCGATCACGCCGGGCGCGACCGTCCCGATCACGCCGACGCACGCGGCTCGCTACGACGCGCCTTCGTGCTTCGCTCCGAGCGAGAACGTCACCTGGTACTCGTTCGAGACGACGGAGGAGCTCACGCACCTGCGTGCCGACGCCGGTGGCGCGATCGCTCTCGTCGACGCACCGACCGCGACCGGACCTTGCTCGACCGATGCGAGCACGACGGCGCTCTATCGCTTCGCGCCGGTCGGGACGCGGCTCTGCGTCGCGGTGACGACGGGCCCCTCGATCACTTCGCTCTCGATCGAGCCCATCGACTACGGCGGCGTGGGCCTCGAGCCGGCGACCCACAGCGGCGTGGATCGCCCGTCGCTCTACGGGACGCCCTGGTCGTTCACCGGGATCGCGGGAGACGGCTGGCTCGTGACCACCCCGACGCGCTTCTACACGCACTTCGGCACCGCAGGGATCATCGAGGGCCCTCGCGTGCCCGGCGCCTCGATCCTTCGGGAGGACGTCGACGGGCGCACGATGGGCAGCGGCACCGTGACCATCGGCGAACAGCTCTTCACGCTCGCGAACGGCGGCACGGGGGCCAGCACGGCGGCCCGCCTGTTCCGTCTCGCCGACGCCACCGCGCGTTGGTCACCCGTCTTCTGGGAGACCACCGGCGCATGGGAAGCGCCCACGTCCACGCTCGCGACCGACGGCACCCAGCTCTTCACCGTGGATCGCCGCTCCTCCAGCGCCGCGACACGTTCCGCCGCAGTGTTCGCGTGGTCGGCGACGACCCCCGGCAACGCCGCGCGCCTGGGGACCATCGATCGAAGCGTGTTCGAGATCCGCGGGCTCGCGGCCGACGAGACCTGGCTCTACCTCGCCGGCGCGACCGGCGAGACGAGCGCGTCGTACTGGGGTCTGTGGCGCGTGCGTCGCAGTGATCTCGGCGACTCCCCGGCGGTACCCGAGCTGGTCTGGCGCTTCCCGACCGGCACCGCGACGAACAACACGTTGGCCATCGAGCTGGATGCCGGCACCACGCCGCGCTACGCGTACGTCCGAACCTCGGGCGACATCCACGTCATCGCCGATCCGGGCGGCGCGACGCCCCGGTATCTCGGGATGATCTTCGACGGCGCCAGCGGCGACTTCGCGATGGGCTACGACCGCGCGGCCCGCGAGCTGCTCTTCTTCGGCACCCACGAAGATCCACTCGGCGCCTGGTATCGCATCGCGCGCTGA